From one Gadus morhua chromosome 8, gadMor3.0, whole genome shotgun sequence genomic stretch:
- the dars2 gene encoding aspartate--tRNA ligase, mitochondrial isoform X1, translated as MTIRMTTLLQRTRLLFRAHICHRTAIATSVQGHLPMKTILKKCYLSTNHKRPASSSPMGPCSVSLRSHTCGELRPEHAGEKVALYGWVQYLRQDLFVILRDYSGLTQVLISQDDGSLKEKLGELTVESVVKVTGTVRRRPEGQENTNMPTGDIEVLAENLEVLNTCRKLPFEIKDFVKKSEALRMQYRYLDLRSTRMQQNLRLRSQLSMRMREYLCHQHGFVDVETPTLFKRTPGGAKEFLVPSREPGRFYSLPQSPQQFKQLLMVAGVDRYFQFARCYRDEGSKPDRQPEFTQVDIEMSFVEQAGVMALVEGLLQYSWPPELGGLSQPFPCITYSEAMRDYGSDKPDTRFHMKLVDISEVFVNTKIEFLKSALGQSEGSIQAICVPDGGRLFKSKDLEALKETARSVFGQELSVLAVRPEGTLKSPLSKHLSPSDTEGLLGETRARPGDLLLVSACSLHTVRPLLGKLRLQCAELLEARGVALRDPTAFHFLWVVDFPLFLPKEGEPGSLESAHHPFTAPVAQDAHLVYTEPLQVRGQHYDLVLNGCEVGGGSIRIHKAAEQLHVLKNILKEDVSVLSHLLEALDSGAPPHGGIALGLDRLISLMVRAPSIRDVIAFPKSFRGHDLMSQAPDYVSEEDLKPYHISVTWPPAKTEEK; from the exons ATGACGATCAGAATGACCACACTTCTGCAAAGGACGCGGCTACTCTTCCGGGCGCACATATGTCATCGCACAGCAATTGCTACCTCAGTTCAAGGGCATTTGCCGATGAAAACCATCCTTAAAAAGTGCTATCTCTCAACCAACCACAAACGACCTGCATCTTCCTCACCCATGG GTCCGTGTAGTGTGTCACTGAGGAGTCACACCTGCGGAGAGCTTCGGCCTGAACATGCTGGGGAGAAGGTGGCCCTCTACGGATGGGTCCAGTACCTAAG GCAGGATTTGTTTGTTATCCTGCGGGACTACAGCGGCCTGACTCAAGTTTTGATATCTCAGGATGAC GGCAGTTTGAAAGAAAAACTAGGTGAGCTCACAGTCGAGTCCGTCGTCAAGGTTACTGGAACAGTCCGACGGAGACCAGAAGGCCAGGAGAACACT AACATGCCGACGGGGGACATCGAGGTTCTAGCTGAGAACCTGGAGGTGCTGAACACATGCCGAAAGCTGCCTTTTGAAATCAAAGATTTTGTAAAG AAGTCTGAGGCCCTGCGCATGCAGTATCGCTACCTGGACCTGCGCTCCACCCGTATGCAGCAGAACCTGCGTCTCCGGTCCCAGCTGAGCATGAGGATGAGGGAGTACCTCTGTCATCAGCACG GTTTTGTGGACGTTGAGACTCCTACTTTGTTCAAAAGGACCCCAGGG gGAGCTAAGGAGTTTTTGGTTCCATCCAGAGAACCCGGTCGGTTCTACTCCCTCCCTCAGAGTCCCCAGCAGTTCAAGCAGCTGTTAATGGTGGCTGGGGTGGACAG GTACTTCCAGTTTGCTCGCTGCTACAGGGACGAGGGGTCCAAACCAGACCGACAGCCTGAGTTCACGCAG GTGGACATAGAGATGTCCTTCGTGGAGCAGGCGGGGGTCATGGCGCTAGTGGAGGGGCTCCTGCAGTACTCGTGGCCCCCGGAGCTGGGTGGGCTCAGCCAGCCTTTCCCCTGCATCACCTACTCAGAGGCCATGCGGGACTACGGCTCAGACAAGCCCGACACCAGGTTCCACATGAAG CTGGTTGACATCAGTGAGGTGTTTGTGAACACGAAGATAGAATTCCTCAAGTCAGCTCTCGGCCAATCAGAAGGCTCCATCCAGGCCATCTGTGTCCCTGACGGAGGG AGACTTTTCAAATCCAAAGATTTGGAAGCGCTCAAAGAGACGGCCAGGAGTGTGTTTGGACAG GAGCTGAGTGTGCTGGCGGTGAGACCAGAGGGCACACTGAAGAGCCCCCTCAGTAAACATCTGTCCCCCTCCGACACCGAGGGCCTCCTGGGGGAGACCAGGGCCCGGCCAGGGGACCTGCTGCTGGTCTCGGCCTGCAGCCTCCACACCGTG cgccccctgctgggtaAACTGAGGCTGCAGTGCGCTGAGCTCCTGGAGGCCCGGGGCGTCGCCCTGAGGGACCCGACAGCGTTCCACTTCCTGTGGGTCGTGGACTTCCCGCTCTTCCTGCCCAAGGAAGGAGAACCAGGGTCTCTGGAGTCCGCCCATCACCCCTTCACAGCCCCCGTGGCCCAGGACGCCCATCTGGTCTACACAGAGCCCCTGCAG GTGCGCGGGCAGCACTATGACCTGGTGCTGAACGGCTGTGAGGTCGGAGGGGGGTCCATACGCATCCACAAGGCCGCTGAGCAGCTCCACGTGCTGAAGAACATTCTCAAG GAAGATGTCTCTGTTCTCTCGCACCTGCTGGAAGCACTGGACTCCGGAGCGCCCCCACATGGAGGCATCGCGCTAG GTTTGGACCGACTCATCTCCCTCATGGTCAGGGCCCCCAGCATCCGTGATGTCATCGCCTTCCCCAAGTCCTTCCGGGGTCACGACCTCATGAGCCAGGCCCCGGACTATGTATCGGAAGAGGACCTGAAGCCGTACCACATCTCCGTCACCTGGCCCCCTGCCAAAACGGAggagaaatga
- the dars2 gene encoding aspartate--tRNA ligase, mitochondrial isoform X2, with amino-acid sequence MTLKEKLGELTVESVVKVTGTVRRRPEGQENTNMPTGDIEVLAENLEVLNTCRKLPFEIKDFVKKSEALRMQYRYLDLRSTRMQQNLRLRSQLSMRMREYLCHQHGFVDVETPTLFKRTPGGAKEFLVPSREPGRFYSLPQSPQQFKQLLMVAGVDRYFQFARCYRDEGSKPDRQPEFTQVDIEMSFVEQAGVMALVEGLLQYSWPPELGGLSQPFPCITYSEAMRDYGSDKPDTRFHMKLVDISEVFVNTKIEFLKSALGQSEGSIQAICVPDGGRLFKSKDLEALKETARSVFGQELSVLAVRPEGTLKSPLSKHLSPSDTEGLLGETRARPGDLLLVSACSLHTVRPLLGKLRLQCAELLEARGVALRDPTAFHFLWVVDFPLFLPKEGEPGSLESAHHPFTAPVAQDAHLVYTEPLQVRGQHYDLVLNGCEVGGGSIRIHKAAEQLHVLKNILKEDVSVLSHLLEALDSGAPPHGGIALGLDRLISLMVRAPSIRDVIAFPKSFRGHDLMSQAPDYVSEEDLKPYHISVTWPPAKTEEK; translated from the exons ATGAC TTTGAAAGAAAAACTAGGTGAGCTCACAGTCGAGTCCGTCGTCAAGGTTACTGGAACAGTCCGACGGAGACCAGAAGGCCAGGAGAACACT AACATGCCGACGGGGGACATCGAGGTTCTAGCTGAGAACCTGGAGGTGCTGAACACATGCCGAAAGCTGCCTTTTGAAATCAAAGATTTTGTAAAG AAGTCTGAGGCCCTGCGCATGCAGTATCGCTACCTGGACCTGCGCTCCACCCGTATGCAGCAGAACCTGCGTCTCCGGTCCCAGCTGAGCATGAGGATGAGGGAGTACCTCTGTCATCAGCACG GTTTTGTGGACGTTGAGACTCCTACTTTGTTCAAAAGGACCCCAGGG gGAGCTAAGGAGTTTTTGGTTCCATCCAGAGAACCCGGTCGGTTCTACTCCCTCCCTCAGAGTCCCCAGCAGTTCAAGCAGCTGTTAATGGTGGCTGGGGTGGACAG GTACTTCCAGTTTGCTCGCTGCTACAGGGACGAGGGGTCCAAACCAGACCGACAGCCTGAGTTCACGCAG GTGGACATAGAGATGTCCTTCGTGGAGCAGGCGGGGGTCATGGCGCTAGTGGAGGGGCTCCTGCAGTACTCGTGGCCCCCGGAGCTGGGTGGGCTCAGCCAGCCTTTCCCCTGCATCACCTACTCAGAGGCCATGCGGGACTACGGCTCAGACAAGCCCGACACCAGGTTCCACATGAAG CTGGTTGACATCAGTGAGGTGTTTGTGAACACGAAGATAGAATTCCTCAAGTCAGCTCTCGGCCAATCAGAAGGCTCCATCCAGGCCATCTGTGTCCCTGACGGAGGG AGACTTTTCAAATCCAAAGATTTGGAAGCGCTCAAAGAGACGGCCAGGAGTGTGTTTGGACAG GAGCTGAGTGTGCTGGCGGTGAGACCAGAGGGCACACTGAAGAGCCCCCTCAGTAAACATCTGTCCCCCTCCGACACCGAGGGCCTCCTGGGGGAGACCAGGGCCCGGCCAGGGGACCTGCTGCTGGTCTCGGCCTGCAGCCTCCACACCGTG cgccccctgctgggtaAACTGAGGCTGCAGTGCGCTGAGCTCCTGGAGGCCCGGGGCGTCGCCCTGAGGGACCCGACAGCGTTCCACTTCCTGTGGGTCGTGGACTTCCCGCTCTTCCTGCCCAAGGAAGGAGAACCAGGGTCTCTGGAGTCCGCCCATCACCCCTTCACAGCCCCCGTGGCCCAGGACGCCCATCTGGTCTACACAGAGCCCCTGCAG GTGCGCGGGCAGCACTATGACCTGGTGCTGAACGGCTGTGAGGTCGGAGGGGGGTCCATACGCATCCACAAGGCCGCTGAGCAGCTCCACGTGCTGAAGAACATTCTCAAG GAAGATGTCTCTGTTCTCTCGCACCTGCTGGAAGCACTGGACTCCGGAGCGCCCCCACATGGAGGCATCGCGCTAG GTTTGGACCGACTCATCTCCCTCATGGTCAGGGCCCCCAGCATCCGTGATGTCATCGCCTTCCCCAAGTCCTTCCGGGGTCACGACCTCATGAGCCAGGCCCCGGACTATGTATCGGAAGAGGACCTGAAGCCGTACCACATCTCCGTCACCTGGCCCCCTGCCAAAACGGAggagaaatga
- the cenpl gene encoding centromere protein L has protein sequence MDPKTSVARSPFSSVVQRRSKSYRQSYRSYVGTMSHLAYTPGFTKRRLTTCRLAPKRCSTAEMNPEQRALLVREWQLSYVTPLYRFQHGHLKTYSRQLAAFLVSERQRGVAAEVGLESTLRVTFTLVAGMAQTEEEADTVFIKIHSKTPLALPDDPQKVLWSGWLTCVGGDPDYLRTLPEDFVCLPLFCSGGTEGLTALVKAWFQRTFDCCFGLLEINSVNLQWLAALWTDCHARTSIKQLKLVWSLPAEPPMEVIYAMHAQDASELWRSVRQPGLREEEDDGSVGLEEVACFFKGLKSHFYRHFRVELPAGRLTQVSTALGSAKHGGRIKISNSSYMITTLTLLTECALLKMPI, from the exons ATGGACCCAAAAACCAG CGTGGCGAGGTCGCCTTTCAGCAGTGTCGTCCAGAGAAGAAGTAAGAGCTACAGACAGTCCTACCGCAGCTATGTTGGGACGATGTCACACCTCGCCTACACTCCAGGCTTCACCAAGCGGAGGCTGACCACCTGCAGACTCGCTCCCAAACGTTGCAGTACCGCT GAGATGAACCCGGAGCAGCGGGCCCTGCTGGTGAGGGAGTGGCAGCTGTCCTACGTCACTCCACTTTACCGCTTCCAGCACGGGCACCTGAAGACCTACTCTCGGCAGCTGGCCGCGTTCCTGGTGTCCGAGCGGCAGCGGGGCGTGGCGGCGGAGGTGGGCCTGGAGAGCACCCTCAGGGTGACCTTCACGCTGGTGGCCGGAATGGCGCAGACTGAGGAGGAAGCCGACACCGTCTTCATCAAG ATCCACTCCAAGACCCCGTTGGCGCTGCCCGACGACCCCCAAAAGGTGCTGTGGAGTGGCTGGCTGACGTGCGTGGGCGGCGACCCCGACTACCTGCGCACCCTGCCGGAGGACTTTGTGTGCCTGCCGCTCTTCTGCAGCGGCGGCACAGAGGGGCTCACTGCGCTGGTCAAGGCCTGGTTCCAGCGGACGTTCGACTGCTGCTTCGGCCTGCTGGAGATCAACTCTGTGAACCTGCAGTGGCTGGCGGCGCTGTGGACCGATTGCCACGCCCGGACCAGCATCAAGCAGCTGAAGCTGGTGTGGAGCCTGCCGGCGGAGCCTCCCATGGAAGTCATCTACGCGATGCACGCACAGGACGCTTCGGAGCTGTGGAGGAGCGTTCGGCAGCCGGgcctgagggaggaggaggacgacggcaGTGTCGGTTTGGAGGAGGTGGCGTGCTTCTTTAAGGGCCTGAAGAGCCACTTCTACAGACACTTCAGGGTGGAGCTGCCAGCCGGGCGGCTGACCCAGGTGTCCACGGCGCTGGGCTCGGCCAAGCACGGCGGCAGGATCAAG ATCTCCAACAGTAGCTACATGATCACCACCCTGACACTACTGACTGAGTGTGCTCTCCTCAAAATGCCTATCTGA